The Pongo pygmaeus isolate AG05252 chromosome 18, NHGRI_mPonPyg2-v2.0_pri, whole genome shotgun sequence DNA window cctgacctcatgatctacccgcctcggcctcccaaagtactgggattacaggcgtgagccaccgtgcctggcccaaaatgttttcttaaatgtgtTCTGTGCCTGGGCTTTGATTATCAACACGTTGAATGGCAAGTCTGATCACCATAATTTTGAAGTGGTGACGGCTGTAAGTTTCAAGGTGTCTGTGACAACAGTATTTGATGTGGTCATTTCATGGGTGTTGCATGTGAGGTCACATTCATACCCGAAGGAAACATCAAATTTTCAGTCaagggcaattaaaaaaaaaagaggtaatttTCCCCCCATCCCAGTTCATGGATTCTCTGAATTTTGATTTCTGATTTTTGTCCACAGACCCCAGGTTAAGAAATGGCTCTCAACCAGCATtcgaaattaaataaaaataaaagtagaggaGAGAAAAAACGTCAGCGTTTATTTCATGCAGGAAGATGAAGCTGGGttgtgaaatctttgcctaggTCGGGTGTTCAGGGGCCAGACTTTGCAGCTTGGTCACCTCAAGGTGAACCTCCAACTCTGCCTCTAACTGCTGTGTAGGACAAGTCACTTTGCTCTCAgttcctctgtttcctcattttgcAAACGAGGATAATTGAAGTCCTGTCCTTCAATTGTTGTGGGTGGGGACTTTGGGTGGAGCCCCTGAAATAGGACCTGGCCCTTCCCCTGATCACTGACTGTTTGGCTGTTGCATTAGATGATCACTGGGTGTTTGGCTGTTGCATTAGATGATCACTGGGTATTTGGCTGTTGTATTAGATGATCACTGGGTGTTTGGCTGTTGCATTAGATGATCACGGGGTGTTTGGCTGTTGCATCAGATGATCACGGGGTGTTTGGCTGTTGCATCAGATGATCACTGGGTGTTTGGCTGTTGCATCAGATGATCACTGGGTGTTTGGCTGTTGCATCAGATGATCACTGGGTGTTTGGCTGTTGCGTTAGATGATCACTTGTCTGTTTGGCTGTTGCATTAGATGATCGCTGGGTGTTTGGCTGTTGCATTACATGTGTTGCTTCCTGTGTCTCGAGTAGGATCAATTTCTCTCTGTGGATCATGGTCCCAAAGAGCTGAAAACCCTGTCCCTGGAGGCCCCTGGAGCTCTGATCTTAGCAAGTGCCCATGTGGGTTTGGAGGCTTGGGAAGGGGACATGAAGaatgggccaggtccagggcttGTACTGATTTCCTGTTGCTACTGTGACAAATTACCCCAGCCATCTGCATCTCCTGCCTTTGCTCATGTTGAGCCCTCAACCTATAATGCCCTCCGCCCCTTGTCTCCACTTGGCCAATTGTCCTTCATCCTTTAAGACTTAGCTCAGACATTGCCTCCTGTAGGAAGACTTCCCTGAAGCACATCCCCCTCACCTCACCTCTGGGCAGGTGCTTACACGCAATGACCTGCATGTGCCCGCATCCATGCAGATGGCAAAGTGAACTGCCACTATCTGCCTCTGCACCAGCCCCCACCACAGTGTATACGCACTCAGCTGAAACCTGGCCTCTTTATACCCCCAGTGCCAGGGGAGCCTGGTGAGGACAAGGTCTTGgcaaatgtttgctgagtgaatggatgagtgagtggCTTCCCTGAGGCCCCTTGAGCACTCAGAGAATCCCGGGACTGAGTGGCCAGCAGAGGCCCGCTGGATGGGCCTGGGGTGAGGGACAGTGGGGAGTGGTGGCCTTGAAGCCTGACTCCTCAAAGATTGTGGGACTGGCACAGAGATCCACAGCACCCCTGAGGGGGTGGTGCTGCTCTCTTTCTGTCCTCGGCAGAGTCACCTTTGCCCTACCCCTCATCTCAATTCACTGGGCTCCAGCACTGTGGCCTTTGTCTCCAAGGAGCAGGGAAGGCTTTGGTTGTACCCCAGATCCAAGGACCAATCCTGGATGCACTGATTCTGCAGAAGCTTTATTTATTGGTGGATTCAGATTCAGCGTCCCGACTCAGTTACTCCAGTACTATCAGCCACCACCACCCAGATGGCCTCAGCTCAGATGGCCCCGTACCCCACCCTAGCGACCCGCAGGTGACTTTGATGGGTGTGTGAGAGTAACTGGTGGCTCAGTGGTCGGCTCCTCTAGTGGATAATTCCATTCAAAGCCAATACTCTTGATGCCAAGGAGTCCATGCTGGCCATAGATGCCCACCAGCACCTGCCCCTCTTGGCTGGGGTAGGCAGAGAAGATCTGGCCATCAAGCTTCCCAAAATAGAAATAGCGGTCCTTGCTGGTGTACACGACCATACCCCGGAGGAAAGCTTGGAAGGCGACAAAGACTTTTGTGATGTATTCGCCTGGCTGCAGGGTGACTTCCTGGGTATTCCCACCTAAGGCGCCCAGTTTCACATCCCAGGAGTCTCCAAGTTTCACCTGGACACTGGGAGAGAGGCAAAGCTTTGGACGCCCAGATCTGGGATGGCCCAGCACATCCCGAGTCCTCAGAGCCCCCATCGTCCTTCCCGGGATGCAGAGAGTCCAGCGCCATCAGACTTTGGGTCCCTGACACAGACTCACTGGTCACCAATCCTGGTTCTACCACTTTTGGGCCCTCTGATCTTGAACTCGTTACCCAGCCTCTccggactcagtttccccatctgcaaaatgggtgtGACTTTTGGGAGGAGTCACTGAGATCCTGGCGAGGAGAGCTCCATGCAGTGCCAGGTCCCTGTGACCCAGAAGGCACCAGCTGCCGTCACTGTGGCCCACATATGAGCTGCCTCTGGCCGAGCCTGGACCTCCCGAGCCCTAGTCACTCCGAGCAGAGCAGCTCACAGGCTGAGGGGCAGGTGACTTCCCACACTCGCCAGCGCTTCCCCGACGGGGCTCATCTTCATCCCTCCCTCACCCTGGTGCTCTCCCAGGACGCACCCCTCTGGCTCGCCCCGCCCACACTCTGTCTCCTCTGCTGTTgggcttctctcctctctcccaagACCCCAGAACTTCTAAGTGCAGGGCAAAAATCCATCCCAGACCTCCAGCAGAGACACCTCGATATTAAGGAAATGGCCCTGGATTTCTGCCTCTAACACTTCTGCTGACTCATATTCAGTCAGTGGTCCACTCTGACCCTTACCTCCTGTCTTCTCTGACAGTAATCGGACAGACTTTCCCCTGACTTTCCTATCAGGCATGGGGACAGAGAGGCCATTTTTGGTTGAGTTGAGCTTGGGTTGAAGGGAGAAGGTAGGGAGGACGGTCTGACCGTCTCTGCTCAAGCCAGGAAGCATCGGCGGGAGCCAGGAAGCATCGGTGGTAGCCAGGCATGTGTGGGAAAAGTGGCTACAGGTACCTACCCCCTGCCCCGAGTTCCTGAAACTGTGGGATGGGAGGGGACATGGCGTTGGGCCCAAGACCATGGCCCTACTCACCTTTTCACCAGAAGAAGACCCACAGACACCCGCAGCCCTGTGATTTCGTGGTCATAGTCTTCAGTAGTGGTGAAATACTTGCCTCCTCCAGGGCCATACATCTCTGCAGAAAAGAGAGAACCAAAGGGAAGAAAATCCCCACGCGGTGATATGGGGGTGACCTCTGCCAGAACAGGGGACCCCGCCCCTCCAGGCAGACAGGATGGTTCTGTGACCAGAGTTAGTCTGGGACAAGGGCCGAGTGAGTCCCTGGCTCTCctggagggaggcaggggaggtTGAGGGCAGACTCCACTGACTTACTCCCTGCCCAGGTGGGGCCCCCCAGGAGGGCAAGCgtgagcagcagcagcatggcCTCTGGCCGGCGCATCCCAGGACTCTGCAGGAAGAAGAGAGGCCTCCTGACTCCAAAGCAAGGGCCAGTGTGACCTTGCCAGGCCCCACCCATGGAGCCAGTCACCTTACCTGGCCTGTGACTGGGCGTCTGGTCGTGCCGGGCACCCTCCACATCGCCTTTATACTCTCCTGGGCCCTCTGGGCCCCCATCCAGAAGGAAGGAGCGAGGGGCCACCGGGGGACAGGAAGGAGCTGGCTGTGGGGCTCTTCCTGGGGGAAGGCCCAGGGCCGGCCGTGGGGAGGCTCCCGGACGTGTGTTATTTGCTGTCTTGGCTCTGCAGCCTACATAAACAGAGCTGGGGACAGTGACAGACATTTCACAGTCACCTCTGGGCTCTCTCCAGTCAGCACTGGCACCGACTTGGATGGCAGAGGTGGGGAGAGGTTGGCTCATCCAGCTCAGCCTGATGGCTTCCACCCGAGGGTGGTGGGTCAAGGGTCCACAGAAGCTCCGTGGGGCCCACTCCTGCCGTGGGCGACCTGGAGTCAGGGCCTCCTTCAGACTCAGGCAGCACCTGGTGCCTGGCAGGCTTCCTGGGACCCAGGCTGAGCTCAGTGCGGGCCCTGAGAGAGCCTGAATGGACTACCCAACCCTTTGAGTACTGTGCCCTGTGCAACAGGCGCAACAGGCGCACCAGGCACTGGCCCTCAAGGCACTGCCCTTAGAGCTGCCTGGGTCTCTCCTCTGTGCTGTATCTGGGTGGAGCAGGTATGAGCCAGTGTTCAGGGACTCAGAGGCCATGGGAGGGAAGGACACCGAAGGTGCAGTCCATGCTACGATGGGAGGCAGAGGGCCTGGGGAGGGCGA harbors:
- the ZG16B gene encoding pancreatic adenocarcinoma up-regulated factor, with the translated sequence MGAQRAQESIKAMWRVPGTTRRPVTGQSPGMRRPEAMLLLLTLALLGGPTWAGKMYGPGGGKYFTTTEDYDHEITGLRVSVGLLLVKSVQVKLGDSWDVKLGALGGNTQEVTLQPGEYITKVFVAFQAFLRGMVVYTSKDRYFYFGKLDGQIFSAYPSQEGQVLVGIYGQHGLLGIKSIGFEWNYPLEEPTTEPPVTLTHPSKSPAGR